A genomic region of Lachnoclostridium edouardi contains the following coding sequences:
- a CDS encoding Lrp/AsnC family transcriptional regulator, translating to MREKILAVMEKNSRIDVKDLAVLLGESEVAVVNEIAEMEKERIICGYHTLIDWDKTGDERVTALIEVKVTPQRGMGFDKVAERIYQYNEVTAVYLMSGAFDFTVIIEGRTMRQVAQFVSDKLSPMESVLSTATHFILKKYKDHGTIIAEEEQDERMLITP from the coding sequence ATGAGAGAGAAGATTTTGGCGGTAATGGAGAAGAACAGCAGAATTGATGTAAAGGACCTGGCGGTTTTGCTGGGGGAAAGCGAAGTGGCGGTTGTCAATGAAATCGCTGAAATGGAGAAAGAGAGAATTATCTGCGGATATCATACTTTAATTGACTGGGATAAAACAGGAGACGAGAGAGTGACAGCTTTAATAGAAGTAAAGGTAACTCCTCAAAGAGGCATGGGATTTGACAAGGTTGCAGAGCGGATTTACCAGTACAACGAGGTGACTGCCGTTTACCTTATGTCCGGTGCCTTTGACTTTACTGTGATTATTGAAGGCAGAACTATGCGCCAGGTAGCTCAGTTTGTATCAGACAAACTGTCTCCAATGGAGTCTGTGTTAAGCACAGCCACTCATTTTATTTTGAAAAAATATAAAGACCACGGCACAATTATTGCAGAAGAAGAGCAGGATGAAAGGATGTTGATTACCCCATGA
- a CDS encoding PadR family transcriptional regulator — protein sequence MAVDKSLISGSTSLLLLKLLSEKDMYGYEMIETLEARSNNVFQLKAGTMYPLLHSLVSQGCLTCYEQEVQGKVRKYYSITREGKKYLSKKQAEWEEYAGAVAHVLGGAVYGAV from the coding sequence ATGGCAGTTGACAAAAGCTTGATTTCCGGCAGCACATCTTTGCTGCTTTTAAAGCTTCTTTCAGAAAAGGATATGTATGGCTATGAGATGATTGAGACCTTAGAGGCCCGGTCCAATAATGTATTTCAGCTAAAGGCCGGAACTATGTACCCTCTTCTTCACTCTCTGGTATCTCAGGGCTGTCTCACCTGTTATGAGCAGGAGGTTCAGGGAAAGGTGCGAAAATATTATTCTATTACCAGGGAAGGGAAAAAATATTTATCTAAAAAGCAGGCAGAGTGGGAGGAATATGCCGGGGCTGTGGCCCATGTACTAGGAGGTGCTGTCTATGGAGCGGTCTGA
- a CDS encoding response regulator transcription factor: protein MAEKQRVLIVDDDENIAELISLYLMKECYETMIVNDGEEALKVFPEFKPSIVLLDLMLPGIDGYQVCREIRTGSQTPIIMLSAKGEIFDKVLGLELGADDYMIKPFDSKELVARVKAVLRRYQPVSPAVPSSSEQQGDYVEYPDLIVNLTNYSVIYQGHSVEMPPKELELLYFLASSPNQVFTREQLLDHIWGYEYIGDTRTVDVHIKRLREKIKDHQNWALSTVWGIGYKFEVKR from the coding sequence ATGGCAGAAAAACAAAGAGTTTTAATTGTGGATGATGATGAAAATATTGCAGAGTTAATTTCACTTTATTTAATGAAAGAATGTTATGAAACAATGATTGTCAACGACGGTGAGGAGGCCTTAAAGGTTTTCCCTGAGTTTAAACCCAGCATTGTACTTTTAGACCTGATGCTGCCAGGTATTGACGGCTATCAGGTATGCCGGGAAATTCGCACCGGCTCCCAGACTCCTATTATTATGCTTTCCGCAAAAGGAGAGATTTTTGATAAGGTTCTGGGACTGGAGCTGGGAGCCGACGATTATATGATCAAGCCATTTGATTCTAAAGAATTAGTGGCAAGAGTAAAGGCTGTGCTTCGCAGGTATCAGCCAGTATCCCCAGCAGTCCCCTCCTCCTCTGAACAGCAGGGAGACTACGTAGAATACCCTGATCTTATTGTAAATCTGACTAATTATTCTGTTATTTACCAGGGACATTCTGTGGAGATGCCGCCTAAGGAATTAGAGCTTCTTTATTTCCTGGCCTCCTCCCCCAACCAGGTATTTACCAGAGAGCAGCTGTTGGACCATATTTGGGGATACGAATATATCGGCGACACGCGGACTGTAGACGTACATATTAAACGTCTTAGAGAAAAAATTAAAGACCATCAAAACTGGGCTCTATCAACTGTATGGGGAATTGGATACAAATTTGAGGTTAAAAGATAA
- a CDS encoding tRNA (cytidine(34)-2'-O)-methyltransferase gives MNIVLFEPEMPANTGNIGRTCVATDTKLHLIEPLGFKLNEKAIKRAGLDYWDKLDVIVYSDYQDFLSKNPGAKIYMATTKAPSVYTDVKYEPDCFIMFGPESRGIPEEILLENQETCVRIPMWGDIRSLNLSNSVAVILYEALRQNGFEDMKMKGNLTKYKWSE, from the coding sequence ATGAATATAGTTTTATTTGAGCCGGAGATGCCGGCCAATACAGGAAATATTGGACGTACCTGTGTAGCCACAGATACGAAGCTGCATTTAATTGAACCTTTAGGCTTTAAATTAAACGAGAAGGCCATTAAACGGGCGGGGCTGGATTACTGGGATAAGCTGGACGTGATAGTGTACAGCGATTATCAGGATTTCCTCTCTAAAAATCCGGGGGCGAAAATCTATATGGCTACTACAAAAGCCCCTTCTGTATATACAGACGTAAAATATGAGCCTGACTGCTTTATTATGTTTGGCCCGGAAAGCCGGGGGATTCCAGAAGAGATTTTATTGGAAAACCAGGAGACCTGCGTAAGAATCCCTATGTGGGGAGATATTCGTTCCTTAAACCTGTCTAATTCTGTAGCTGTAATTTTATATGAGGCTTTAAGACAAAATGGTTTTGAGGATATGAAAATGAAAGGCAATTTAACAAAATATAAGTGGTCTGAATAA
- a CDS encoding sensor histidine kinase, translated as MHLRSIYYKFVLGYFIFGLLGFISISTIGSRMILNHLLESQVDALYNEATVIAEQCSSPYQGSKVAELSSVFPQLQAVSVYLKADIWVVNRKGTIILDSDNSARSGITLENFEPPLTDNKPFSVGSFYNQFDHDVISVSAPITGNYNTYGYILIHMPLNELMIFRSKTLDILYISGAILFGLSLIIMIVFTRYVYGPLNKITAGANEYAAGNLGYTIQVNTQDEIGYLAATLNYMSGELNQMEEYQRNFIANVSHDFRSPLTSIKGYLEAIIDGTIPVEMQEKYLKRVISETDRLNKLTEGMLTLNSLDSKGYLSRTNFDINRVIKDTAASFEGICNTKGITFELTFSDNIQMVYADLGKIQQVLYNLIDNAIKFSHHDSTIYIQASVRHEKVFVSVKDTGIGIPKDSIKKIWERFYKSDISRGKDKRGTGLGLAIVKEIIQSHGENIDVVSTEKVGTEFIFSLPRSTNL; from the coding sequence ATGCATTTACGTTCTATCTATTATAAATTTGTACTGGGATATTTTATTTTCGGCCTTTTGGGATTTATTTCTATTTCCACCATTGGTTCCCGAATGATCCTAAACCACCTTTTAGAATCTCAAGTAGACGCTCTTTATAACGAGGCCACAGTCATTGCGGAGCAGTGCAGCAGTCCATATCAGGGAAGTAAGGTGGCGGAACTTTCTTCTGTATTTCCTCAGCTTCAAGCTGTATCTGTATATTTAAAAGCTGATATATGGGTTGTTAACAGAAAGGGCACCATTATTCTGGACAGCGACAACTCTGCCAGATCAGGCATTACCCTGGAAAATTTTGAGCCTCCTTTAACAGATAACAAGCCATTTTCTGTAGGAAGCTTTTATAACCAATTTGACCATGACGTAATTAGCGTTTCCGCTCCCATTACGGGAAATTACAACACATACGGATACATTTTAATTCATATGCCCTTAAATGAGCTGATGATTTTCAGAAGTAAAACCCTTGACATTCTATATATTTCAGGGGCTATTCTTTTCGGTTTGTCTCTGATTATTATGATTGTATTCACCAGATATGTGTACGGGCCTTTGAATAAAATCACTGCAGGCGCCAACGAATACGCTGCGGGAAATCTAGGATACACCATTCAGGTAAACACTCAGGATGAAATCGGCTATTTAGCCGCCACCTTAAATTATATGTCCGGGGAATTAAATCAAATGGAAGAATATCAGCGAAACTTCATTGCCAATGTCTCCCATGATTTTCGCTCCCCTTTAACCTCCATTAAAGGCTATTTAGAGGCGATTATTGACGGCACAATCCCTGTTGAGATGCAGGAGAAATATTTAAAACGGGTAATTTCTGAAACTGACCGTCTGAACAAGCTGACAGAGGGAATGCTTACCTTAAACTCCCTGGACAGCAAAGGCTATTTGTCCAGAACTAACTTTGACATTAACAGGGTTATTAAAGATACTGCAGCTTCATTTGAAGGCATCTGCAATACAAAGGGCATCACCTTTGAACTAACATTTTCTGATAATATTCAAATGGTTTATGCTGACCTGGGAAAAATCCAGCAGGTGCTTTATAATTTAATCGACAATGCCATTAAATTCAGCCATCACGATTCAACCATTTATATTCAGGCCTCTGTGCGCCATGAGAAAGTTTTTGTCTCAGTAAAGGACACTGGCATAGGTATCCCAAAGGATAGTATTAAAAAAATCTGGGAAAGATTTTATAAATCTGATATTTCCCGGGGCAAAGACAAACGGGGAACAGGGCTGGGCCTGGCTATTGTAAAGGAAATTATTCAGTCCCATGGGGAAAATATTGACGTGGTCAGCACTGAAAAAGTAGGCACTGAATTTATTTTCAGTCTGCCCAGATCTACAAATCTTTAA
- a CDS encoding FtsW/RodA/SpoVE family cell cycle protein, producing the protein MERSEYLALLSAQIRSRKARTFVQEEISAHIEDQTEAFQEMGMEPPEALAESIRQMGDPVKVGMEMDRIHRPRTDWKTLIIIILFSLAGLAVQYHMSADANYNQFFRQCIYTGLGLLLMIGVYFIDYTLIGKYTFLLWGFCTVSLSVAPVFVRPVNGGYIYIQIILYLLAPCFAGIVYRSRGQGKRGFAVCCICGGISLLPVFFIYHSINMFVCLYTIFLLIMTAAAAKGWFISRKILLICSMWGLSLAGIVLFLILGPTLGLLQPYQIARLQALGNPLFEPHGSTYIQASIFSLKDSWALWGSASSNLPLEQMLPGYSYDYIITYLFTYLGIGGTCLLLLAFGLLFMRIFYICFRQPNQLGMIVGLSCGLVLSLETVRYVLSNLGYILFSQLCMPFFSYGLRSTLITYFMLGILLSIYRYKDIASKPKPKKISMKVSL; encoded by the coding sequence ATGGAGCGGTCTGAGTACTTAGCGCTGTTATCTGCCCAAATCCGAAGCAGGAAAGCCAGGACCTTTGTTCAGGAGGAAATATCTGCTCATATTGAGGATCAGACAGAGGCCTTTCAGGAAATGGGAATGGAACCGCCTGAAGCGTTAGCTGAAAGTATTCGGCAGATGGGAGATCCGGTAAAAGTCGGGATGGAGATGGATAGAATTCACCGTCCCCGCACAGACTGGAAAACCCTGATCATCATTATTTTATTCAGCTTAGCAGGACTGGCTGTTCAATACCATATGTCTGCTGATGCCAATTATAATCAATTCTTCCGTCAGTGTATTTATACCGGGTTAGGATTGCTTCTTATGATAGGCGTTTATTTTATAGATTATACCTTAATAGGAAAGTATACCTTCCTTCTGTGGGGCTTCTGCACTGTTTCCCTTTCTGTTGCGCCGGTCTTTGTAAGGCCTGTTAACGGAGGATATATTTACATACAGATTATTCTTTATTTATTAGCGCCCTGTTTTGCGGGAATTGTATATAGAAGCAGAGGGCAGGGGAAAAGAGGCTTTGCAGTCTGCTGCATCTGCGGAGGTATTTCTCTTTTGCCTGTTTTCTTTATCTATCATTCCATAAATATGTTTGTATGCCTATATACAATATTTCTTTTGATTATGACTGCCGCCGCGGCAAAAGGATGGTTTATCTCCCGCAAGATTCTTTTGATCTGTTCCATGTGGGGCCTTTCACTTGCAGGAATTGTTTTGTTCCTTATTTTGGGGCCAACTTTAGGTCTTTTACAGCCTTACCAAATCGCCAGATTACAGGCTCTGGGCAATCCTTTATTTGAACCTCACGGAAGCACCTATATTCAGGCCTCTATTTTCAGTCTGAAGGATTCCTGGGCCTTATGGGGCTCCGCTTCCTCCAATCTGCCTTTAGAGCAGATGCTGCCTGGGTATTCTTATGATTATATTATTACATACTTATTTACATATTTAGGCATTGGAGGGACCTGCCTTCTTCTCCTGGCTTTTGGACTGCTGTTTATGAGAATTTTCTACATCTGTTTCCGCCAGCCCAATCAGCTTGGCATGATAGTAGGTCTAAGCTGCGGCCTTGTCCTGTCCTTAGAAACAGTCAGGTATGTACTTTCTAATTTAGGTTATATATTATTCAGCCAATTATGTATGCCGTTCTTTTCTTATGGGCTGCGCTCCACCTTAATTACATACTTTATGCTGGGAATTCTTTTAAGTATTTACCGGTACAAGGATATTGCCTCAAAGCCTAAACCTAAAAAAATTTCTATGAAGGTAAGTCTTTGA
- a CDS encoding endonuclease MutS2, whose amino-acid sequence MNHKALKTLEYNKIIGQLTEYASSPMGKELCSSLLPSIDYDEIIQSQQETTDAVSRIRMKGSLSFNGVRDIRDSLKRLEIGSSLGIIELLSISSLLTIAARAKAYGRHEEDLFEDDSLEWMFRSLEPLTPVNTEIKRCILSEEEISDDASPGLRRVRRSMKGIQDKIHSQMSALLNSSRNYLQDAVITMRDGRYCLPVKAEYKNQVSGMVHDQSSTGSTLFIEPMAVIKLNNDLRELEIQEQKEIQAVLAELSNQVSPYTEELKVNLQTLVKLDFIFAKAALSRHYKCSAPVFNKDRYINIKDGRHPLLDPEKVVPINIHLGKKFDLLIVTGPNTGGKTVSLKTVGLFTLMGQAGLHIPAFDGSQLSVFEEVFADIGDEQSIEQSLSTFSSHMTNIVKILEQADSNSLCLFDELGAGTDPTEGAALAIAILSFLHNMKCRTMATTHYSELKVFALTTEGVENACCEFSLETLRPTYRLLIGIPGKSNAFAISSKLGLPDYIIEDAKTHLEAKDETFEDLLANLEHSRVTIEKEQQEIAAYKTEIAQLKSRLEKKEERLDERRDTFIRDAKEEAQRILREAKETADQTIRNINKLGDAAGLTKELEAQRSRLREKLGDVEKDLSLRGKQQPKKTVSPKTLKLGDSVRVLTMNLNGTVSSLPNNKGDLYVQMGILRSLVNIKDIELLDEPVITGPSLNKTGSGKIKMSKSSTISPEVNLIGMTVDEALPVLDKYLDDAYLSHLNQVRVVHGRGTGALKAGVHKHLKKLKYVKEFRLGEFGEGDTGVTIVTFK is encoded by the coding sequence ATGAATCATAAAGCGCTTAAAACTTTAGAATATAATAAAATTATCGGGCAGCTGACAGAATATGCCTCCTCTCCCATGGGAAAGGAATTGTGCTCCTCTCTTTTACCTTCTATAGATTACGACGAAATCATTCAAAGTCAGCAGGAAACTACGGATGCAGTAAGCAGAATCCGCATGAAGGGCAGTCTGTCCTTTAACGGCGTCCGGGATATCAGAGACTCTTTAAAACGTCTGGAAATCGGAAGCTCTCTGGGAATTATTGAGCTGCTTTCTATCAGCTCTCTTTTAACTATAGCAGCCAGGGCTAAGGCTTATGGACGCCATGAGGAAGATCTATTTGAAGATGACTCTCTGGAATGGATGTTCCGTTCCCTGGAACCGTTAACCCCTGTTAATACAGAGATTAAACGCTGTATTCTTTCTGAGGAGGAAATCAGCGACGACGCCAGTCCCGGCCTGCGCCGGGTGCGCCGCTCTATGAAGGGGATTCAGGACAAAATCCACTCTCAGATGAGCGCCCTTTTAAATTCCAGCCGTAATTATCTTCAGGATGCAGTAATTACCATGAGAGACGGCAGATACTGTCTCCCTGTAAAGGCCGAGTACAAGAATCAGGTTTCCGGCATGGTTCACGACCAATCCTCCACAGGCTCCACTTTATTTATAGAGCCTATGGCTGTTATTAAGCTGAATAATGACCTTAGGGAGCTGGAGATTCAGGAGCAGAAGGAAATTCAGGCTGTGTTGGCAGAGCTGAGCAATCAGGTAAGCCCTTATACAGAGGAGCTGAAAGTAAATCTTCAGACTCTTGTGAAACTGGACTTTATTTTCGCCAAGGCGGCCCTTTCCCGCCATTATAAATGCAGCGCCCCTGTTTTTAATAAAGACAGATATATTAATATAAAAGACGGCCGCCATCCTCTTTTAGATCCTGAAAAGGTGGTGCCTATTAACATTCATCTGGGTAAGAAGTTTGATCTTCTCATTGTAACAGGACCTAATACAGGAGGAAAAACTGTTTCTCTGAAAACTGTGGGCCTGTTTACTCTTATGGGCCAGGCCGGCCTTCATATTCCCGCCTTCGACGGCTCCCAGCTGTCTGTGTTTGAAGAGGTTTTTGCAGATATTGGAGACGAGCAGAGTATTGAACAAAGTCTTAGTACCTTCTCCTCTCACATGACAAATATAGTTAAAATTCTGGAGCAGGCGGACAGCAATTCTCTCTGTCTGTTCGACGAGCTTGGGGCGGGAACTGACCCTACAGAGGGAGCAGCTTTGGCTATTGCCATACTTTCCTTCCTCCACAATATGAAGTGCCGCACCATGGCGACTACTCACTACAGTGAATTAAAGGTATTTGCCCTTACTACTGAGGGAGTTGAAAATGCCTGCTGTGAATTCAGCCTGGAAACCCTTCGCCCCACATACAGACTTCTCATCGGTATTCCCGGAAAGAGCAACGCCTTTGCTATTTCCAGTAAGCTGGGGCTTCCTGACTATATTATTGAGGATGCAAAAACTCATCTGGAAGCAAAGGATGAAACATTTGAAGATCTTTTAGCTAACCTGGAACACAGCAGAGTAACCATTGAAAAGGAACAGCAGGAAATCGCCGCATATAAAACAGAGATTGCCCAGCTGAAATCCCGCTTAGAGAAAAAGGAAGAACGCCTGGATGAGCGGAGAGATACATTTATCCGGGATGCTAAAGAAGAGGCTCAGAGAATTCTTAGAGAGGCCAAGGAGACGGCTGACCAGACCATCCGCAATATTAATAAGCTGGGGGATGCCGCCGGACTTACAAAAGAACTGGAGGCACAGCGTTCCCGTTTGAGAGAAAAACTGGGAGATGTGGAAAAGGATTTATCCCTGCGCGGAAAACAGCAGCCTAAAAAAACTGTTTCTCCTAAAACATTAAAGCTGGGGGACAGCGTCAGAGTGCTTACTATGAACTTAAACGGCACTGTCAGTTCACTTCCCAATAATAAAGGGGATTTGTATGTACAGATGGGTATTCTCCGGTCACTTGTAAATATAAAAGATATTGAGCTTCTGGATGAGCCTGTTATCACCGGTCCTTCATTAAATAAGACTGGCAGCGGAAAGATAAAAATGTCTAAGTCCAGCACTATTTCTCCGGAAGTAAATCTAATTGGAATGACTGTTGACGAGGCTCTTCCGGTTTTAGATAAATATCTGGACGACGCCTACTTATCTCATTTAAATCAGGTCCGGGTAGTTCACGGCCGGGGAACAGGCGCGTTAAAGGCAGGCGTTCACAAGCATCTGAAAAAGCTGAAATATGTAAAAGAATTCCGTCTGGGAGAGTTTGGAGAAGGAGATACCGGCGTTACTATTGTGACATTTAAATAG
- a CDS encoding aminotransferase class I/II-fold pyridoxal phosphate-dependent enzyme — MRNPLSETIVQIPPSGIRKFFDIVSEMKDAISLGVGEPDFDTPWHIREEGIYSLEKGRTFYTSNAGLRDLKVEICNYLKRKCSLTYNPDTEVMVTVGGSEAIDIALRAMLDPADEVLIPQPSYVSYVPCTILAGGTPVIIELEEKDQFKLTLEKLLEKITPKTKVLVIPFPNNPTGAIMEKEELEKIAEIVVEKDLFVISDEIYCELTYKGNHVSIASFPGMQERTVLINGFSKSYAMTGWRLGYAAAPEVILKQMLKIHQFAIMCAPTTSQYAAVSALKNGDEDVKNMRESYNQRRRFLVNAFREMGLDCFEPFGAFYVFPSIKRFGMSSDEFCMELLKQEKVAVVPGTAFGASGEGFIRVSYAYSLKNLKEALGRIEKFVNRLDGKA, encoded by the coding sequence ATGAGAAATCCATTGTCAGAAACTATAGTACAGATTCCGCCGTCAGGAATCAGGAAGTTTTTCGATATAGTCAGCGAGATGAAGGACGCCATTTCCCTGGGCGTAGGAGAACCGGACTTTGACACTCCATGGCATATTAGAGAAGAGGGAATTTATTCCCTGGAAAAGGGACGTACCTTTTATACTTCCAATGCAGGTTTGAGAGATTTAAAGGTGGAGATCTGCAATTATCTAAAAAGAAAATGCAGCCTTACATATAATCCTGACACAGAAGTAATGGTAACTGTAGGAGGCAGCGAGGCCATAGATATTGCTTTAAGAGCAATGCTGGACCCTGCAGACGAGGTTTTAATTCCTCAGCCCAGCTATGTTTCCTACGTGCCCTGCACTATTTTGGCAGGAGGCACGCCGGTGATTATTGAACTGGAGGAAAAAGACCAGTTTAAGCTGACCCTGGAAAAGCTGCTGGAAAAAATCACGCCTAAAACTAAGGTGCTGGTAATCCCGTTTCCTAATAACCCAACAGGCGCTATTATGGAAAAGGAGGAGCTGGAAAAAATCGCTGAGATTGTAGTTGAGAAAGATTTATTTGTAATTTCAGATGAGATTTACTGCGAATTAACATACAAGGGAAACCATGTCTCTATTGCCTCCTTCCCTGGAATGCAGGAGAGAACAGTGCTGATTAACGGATTTTCCAAGTCATATGCCATGACTGGATGGAGACTGGGATATGCGGCTGCGCCGGAAGTAATATTAAAACAGATGCTGAAAATCCATCAGTTTGCTATTATGTGCGCCCCTACTACCAGCCAGTATGCAGCTGTTTCCGCTTTGAAAAATGGGGATGAGGATGTAAAAAATATGCGGGAGTCTTATAACCAGCGCCGCAGATTTTTGGTAAATGCCTTCCGGGAAATGGGATTGGACTGCTTTGAGCCCTTCGGAGCTTTTTATGTATTTCCAAGTATTAAACGGTTTGGCATGAGCTCTGACGAGTTCTGCATGGAACTGTTAAAGCAGGAAAAGGTAGCCGTAGTGCCGGGAACTGCCTTTGGAGCCAGCGGAGAAGGATTTATCCGTGTTTCCTACGCATATTCATTGAAAAACCTGAAGGAAGCTCTGGGGCGTATTGAAAAATTTGTAAATCGCCTGGACGGAAAGGCCTAA
- a CDS encoding AIR synthase: MRRKIDRACEGTVKPGQELVAAGFAGRAGAALIAKAREEELTEHFSRLYVESIYNYKEVPADRNLEQWRPLGATEREMAGEGGILAALWNLLCAYGVGGNFTLRQIPVTQETIEICEYYNLNPYRLYSENCVILVTDNGGRLVKELEKEGICAAVIGSVLSGVKIEIQTAEGTAYLERPSGDEIEKVKRRQKKIYEREDFGGNGEEQQN, from the coding sequence ATGAGAAGAAAAATAGACAGAGCCTGTGAGGGAACAGTAAAACCAGGGCAGGAACTGGTGGCAGCCGGCTTTGCCGGAAGAGCGGGAGCAGCTTTGATTGCAAAAGCCAGAGAAGAAGAGCTGACTGAACATTTCAGCCGGCTGTATGTAGAGAGCATTTACAATTACAAAGAAGTACCAGCAGACAGGAATCTGGAGCAGTGGAGGCCATTGGGCGCGACTGAGCGGGAGATGGCAGGAGAGGGCGGAATTTTAGCCGCCCTCTGGAATTTGCTCTGCGCCTACGGCGTAGGAGGAAATTTTACTCTGCGACAGATTCCTGTTACACAAGAAACCATAGAAATATGCGAGTATTACAATTTAAATCCATATAGACTGTACAGCGAAAATTGTGTGATTCTTGTAACTGACAACGGAGGCAGGCTGGTAAAGGAGCTGGAAAAAGAGGGAATTTGCGCAGCTGTAATCGGAAGTGTGCTTTCAGGAGTGAAAATTGAAATTCAGACAGCTGAGGGAACAGCGTACCTGGAACGGCCGTCTGGAGATGAAATAGAAAAGGTAAAGAGGAGGCAGAAGAAGATCTATGAGAGAGAAGATTTTGGCGGTAATGGAGAAGAACAGCAGAATTGA